One stretch of Lacrimispora sphenoides DNA includes these proteins:
- a CDS encoding ADP-ribosylglycohydrolase family protein: MTGLNSCVDKYRNQIYAGVLGKLIGVYLGRPVEGWSYEKIRDTFDEIKYYVHEKTGVPLIVADDDISGTFAFFRAVEDYGYDREIPEKAFGDTWLNYIIENKTILWWGGLGRSTEHTAFLNLKNGMEAPASGSVETNGKTLAEQIGAQIFIDAIAMACPDDPDLAVELVRKAAGVSHDGIALEAACHLAALEAMAFTEKDVNILLDRAASYIQNPVLKDMIADVRDICSKESDWRKVRDYLDPKYGYQVFPGCCHMVPNHAMVIAAILLGGDDFQRSISIAASAAWDTDCNAGNVGAFNGIRLGLSGIDAGADFRTPVADLMYVVTSDGGSVVTDAVLESRKIIKAAAKLKGKDVELPPERYRFEFPGALQGFAPCEFDHGIMAPVRLGNINEVSDENGLMIHCSHVADGVTANVSTQTFIDFSKLAKNFSTVASPTLYSSQKVVTEAGVPDGGKVTVRPYILYYDINDQIQVMYGGATLLEKKRQRFEWVVPDTMGMSIYKLGYEIASRKRFDGDVVIYSIDWKGAPTNFAQRGMLMTSIWNTNPLWLAGFASSAVHFAADFKDTYCISNIEDDGLVTIGSREWEDYSVTSTVTFSLHKAGGLVLRSVGHKRYYGAALEGYEKAVVYMQKDKKRVILGEAPFSYAEDSRYELTFAAHGGKLTFSLNGEMVIQAEDDTYDCGGAGFTVSGGTMTCDSLIISVGNEPSGQARISI; encoded by the coding sequence ATGACAGGTTTAAATTCTTGCGTAGATAAATACAGAAATCAGATATACGCCGGGGTTTTGGGGAAGCTGATCGGTGTATATCTGGGCCGCCCGGTAGAAGGCTGGAGTTATGAGAAAATCCGGGATACATTTGATGAAATTAAATATTATGTCCATGAAAAGACTGGCGTGCCGCTGATCGTCGCTGACGACGATATATCCGGAACGTTTGCGTTCTTCCGCGCAGTAGAGGACTATGGATATGACAGGGAGATACCGGAAAAAGCATTTGGCGATACGTGGCTAAACTACATTATTGAGAATAAAACCATTTTATGGTGGGGCGGGCTTGGCCGCTCTACGGAGCACACGGCCTTCCTGAATCTGAAAAACGGCATGGAAGCGCCGGCAAGCGGTTCTGTCGAAACAAACGGCAAGACGCTGGCAGAGCAGATTGGAGCGCAGATATTCATTGATGCCATTGCCATGGCTTGCCCGGACGATCCGGATTTAGCGGTGGAACTGGTAAGAAAGGCGGCCGGAGTCAGCCATGACGGAATTGCGCTGGAGGCGGCCTGTCATCTGGCGGCACTGGAAGCAATGGCGTTTACGGAAAAAGACGTAAACATTCTTTTGGACCGTGCTGCGTCATACATACAGAATCCGGTGTTAAAGGATATGATTGCGGACGTAAGAGATATCTGCAGCAAGGAATCCGATTGGCGGAAGGTCAGGGATTACTTAGACCCGAAATATGGCTATCAGGTATTCCCAGGCTGCTGTCATATGGTCCCAAACCATGCCATGGTAATTGCTGCAATCCTCCTGGGAGGGGATGATTTTCAAAGATCCATTTCCATTGCGGCTTCGGCTGCGTGGGATACGGACTGCAACGCTGGAAATGTGGGAGCGTTTAATGGGATTCGGCTGGGGCTTTCAGGGATTGACGCAGGAGCGGATTTCCGCACACCTGTGGCGGACCTCATGTATGTGGTGACCTCTGACGGCGGTTCGGTCGTGACGGATGCGGTGTTGGAGAGCCGGAAGATTATAAAGGCGGCGGCAAAGCTGAAAGGCAAGGACGTAGAACTGCCTCCGGAGAGGTATCGTTTTGAGTTCCCAGGGGCGCTTCAGGGGTTTGCGCCCTGTGAGTTTGACCATGGAATTATGGCTCCGGTGAGACTGGGAAATATTAATGAGGTTTCAGACGAAAATGGCCTGATGATTCATTGCAGCCATGTGGCAGATGGAGTGACAGCAAACGTTTCAACACAAACCTTCATCGATTTTTCCAAGCTGGCGAAAAACTTTTCCACGGTCGCGTCACCCACCCTTTATTCATCCCAGAAGGTTGTGACGGAAGCCGGGGTTCCTGACGGGGGAAAAGTAACTGTCAGGCCTTATATCCTGTATTACGATATCAATGACCAGATACAGGTTATGTACGGCGGTGCCACACTCCTGGAGAAGAAAAGGCAGCGGTTTGAATGGGTTGTTCCGGATACGATGGGCATGTCCATCTATAAGCTTGGCTATGAGATTGCCAGCAGAAAACGGTTTGACGGAGATGTTGTGATTTATTCCATCGACTGGAAGGGGGCGCCCACGAACTTTGCACAGCGGGGGATGCTTATGACCTCCATCTGGAATACGAACCCGCTGTGGCTGGCCGGATTTGCCAGTTCAGCCGTCCATTTTGCAGCTGATTTTAAAGATACATACTGTATTTCCAACATTGAGGATGATGGTCTGGTTACGATTGGGAGCCGGGAATGGGAGGATTACAGCGTTACTTCTACGGTTACCTTTAGTTTACATAAAGCAGGAGGACTGGTGCTTAGAAGCGTGGGGCATAAGCGGTATTATGGTGCAGCGCTTGAGGGATACGAGAAGGCCGTCGTTTATATGCAAAAGGATAAGAAACGGGTGATTTTGGGTGAAGCTCCGTTTTCCTACGCGGAAGATTCCAGATATGAGCTGACCTTTGCTGCCCATGGCGGAAAGCTGACCTTTTCCTTGAATGGAGAGATGGTAATACAGGCGGAAGATGACACTTATGACTGTGGCGGAGCCGGTTTTACGGTATCCGGAGGAACGATGACATGCGACAGCCTGATTATTTCTGTGGGCAACGAGCCAAGCGGACAAGCCCGCATATCCATTTGA
- a CDS encoding carbohydrate kinase family protein, which translates to MDYIVASTTVTDEIRFADGKTVKKVAGGAGIYALCGMKLWCDNVMPATGVGRDYPDLYSEWYRKNNISMDGLICKDDKTPYNVIQYFEDGERSETPLYGEDHYRRVEVTPDELLPYFQSAKGIYLFKNSNPVFWDQILDLKKEGGAVIMWEIACDVTNPEHLEEIKGIARHIDVFSINLSEAKNMFGVDTLEDVVERFKEWKLRLVFLRQGSKGAIMITPDETVCVPAVKNVDVVDPTGGGNSSSGAVLYGFCSGYSPKKCGLMGSIAAAMCLKQYGVPESIGQVERIAAQEMLRSMESM; encoded by the coding sequence ATGGATTATATTGTTGCGTCAACGACCGTTACGGATGAAATCCGGTTTGCGGACGGGAAGACAGTGAAAAAGGTCGCAGGAGGTGCAGGAATCTATGCGTTATGCGGGATGAAGCTTTGGTGTGACAACGTTATGCCTGCGACAGGTGTGGGAAGGGATTATCCCGATCTTTATAGTGAATGGTATCGAAAAAATAATATTTCAATGGACGGCTTGATCTGTAAGGACGATAAGACGCCCTACAATGTAATTCAGTACTTTGAAGACGGAGAAAGGAGTGAGACACCCTTATACGGGGAGGATCACTACAGGCGGGTAGAAGTGACGCCGGATGAACTGCTGCCCTATTTTCAGAGCGCCAAAGGGATCTATCTCTTTAAAAACAGCAACCCGGTATTCTGGGATCAGATACTGGATTTAAAGAAAGAAGGGGGCGCTGTTATCATGTGGGAGATTGCGTGCGATGTTACAAATCCGGAACACTTAGAAGAGATAAAAGGAATTGCCCGGCATATTGATGTTTTTTCTATCAACTTATCGGAAGCGAAAAATATGTTTGGTGTTGATACACTGGAAGATGTGGTGGAACGGTTTAAGGAGTGGAAACTAAGGCTGGTGTTCCTGCGGCAGGGATCCAAAGGGGCGATAATGATTACGCCTGATGAAACGGTTTGTGTCCCTGCAGTGAAGAATGTGGATGTGGTGGACCCGACTGGCGGTGGCAATAGTTCCTCAGGAGCTGTGCTGTATGGATTTTGCAGCGGCTATTCGCCAAAGAAGTGCGGTCTTATGGGGAGCATTGCGGCTGCCATGTGCTTAAAACAGTATGGAGTGCCGGAATCCATCGGGCAGGTGGAAAGGATAGCAGCCCAGGAGATGCTCCGGTCAATGGAGAGCATGTAG
- a CDS encoding nucleoside phosphorylase, whose translation MLKTVWSAGIHRAGGKDSSPGDAPVNGEHVDDDKKDGCIKKMKSDEIRKKPSIRLIHDQYEYYKNVPERGLMIKGRPALTQIDHEKVGDFVLIAVRDPLCAYDEDPAKKIADRLLDAQLIGNSGMFTSYTGMYKGAKITAVSGGSGSPEMELILYDFMEYTDASTFLRVGGSGGIGDDVKPGDVVIASGIVREEAMTKAYIPAGYPAVSHYEVVQAMVNAAEELKAPYHVGVTLSVDSDFVGGGRPGVGGYMQPWNIEIAGIYNRAGVLNGDRESAAIVTLSALFGRRGGSVCSVADNLCTGESFEAGSGHNYAIDIALEGCALLNEMDRKKEEKKRG comes from the coding sequence GTGCTTAAAACAGTATGGAGTGCCGGAATCCATCGGGCAGGTGGAAAGGATAGCAGCCCAGGAGATGCTCCGGTCAATGGAGAGCATGTAGATGATGATAAGAAAGATGGGTGTATAAAGAAGATGAAAAGTGATGAAATCAGGAAAAAGCCATCTATTCGGCTGATCCATGACCAGTATGAATACTATAAAAATGTACCGGAGCGGGGGCTTATGATCAAGGGGCGCCCGGCTCTCACCCAGATTGATCATGAGAAGGTGGGAGATTTTGTATTGATTGCCGTCAGGGATCCTCTCTGTGCTTATGATGAGGATCCGGCAAAAAAGATTGCGGACAGGCTTTTAGATGCCCAGCTGATCGGAAACTCCGGCATGTTCACATCCTATACAGGAATGTACAAAGGGGCGAAGATTACGGCAGTGAGCGGCGGAAGCGGATCTCCGGAGATGGAACTGATCCTTTATGATTTTATGGAATACACGGATGCGTCCACGTTTCTGCGAGTCGGTGGTTCCGGAGGGATCGGGGATGACGTGAAGCCAGGAGACGTGGTGATAGCCAGTGGGATTGTAAGAGAGGAAGCCATGACAAAAGCCTACATACCGGCCGGTTATCCGGCTGTGAGCCATTACGAAGTGGTGCAGGCCATGGTAAATGCTGCAGAGGAACTTAAAGCGCCCTATCACGTAGGTGTCACCCTGTCTGTGGACAGTGACTTTGTGGGAGGCGGGCGTCCCGGCGTGGGCGGTTACATGCAGCCGTGGAATATCGAAATTGCGGGAATATATAACCGTGCCGGTGTGCTGAACGGTGACAGGGAATCCGCGGCCATCGTCACCTTGTCTGCTTTGTTTGGGCGGCGCGGCGGCTCCGTTTGTTCCGTGGCAGACAATTTATGCACCGGGGAGAGCTTTGAAGCGGGAAGCGGCCATAACTATGCCATAGACATCGCCTTAGAAGGCTGTGCTCTGTTAAATGAGATGGACAGAAAAAAGGAAGAGAAAAAAAGAGGATAA
- a CDS encoding nucleoside 2-deoxyribosyltransferase translates to MFKNEKIYIAGPECFYTGGFSVLNAMRRRAESLGFGVTLPNDHPLDMENPVLHKRADSIFEDLKVVMNESTAIIADLEAYRGSEPDSGTVYEIGMAYARGIRCYGYTRDKRSLAWKDQKYVMKDGKVYDEHGKPSPYMELPFSPCIIGSTKIVEGDFDDCLKMLMTDVEEDYKREAKRDRNVFESLRPSESRGKRPVVYLSGPERYDTDAEQKYEAMKKICDKYGMDACSPLDWADGVEKIESDNPYTAAANVFDNCQQQVRNCDLIVANLNDYRGYECCNDTGFECGMAFQLGKTLYGYMDDTRPMKYRIPHLGEDREFRDMSGCNVENFDYPLNLMFGCSMKIFEGKFEAMIEKAAEDFLKNAADDRRSFHE, encoded by the coding sequence ATGTTTAAGAATGAAAAAATTTATATAGCAGGCCCTGAATGTTTTTATACCGGAGGATTTAGCGTGTTAAACGCAATGAGACGCAGAGCGGAGAGCCTTGGCTTTGGGGTAACATTGCCCAATGACCATCCGCTGGATATGGAAAATCCGGTGCTTCATAAACGGGCGGACAGCATTTTTGAAGATTTAAAGGTGGTGATGAATGAATCCACTGCAATTATTGCAGACCTGGAGGCATACCGGGGATCGGAACCGGACAGCGGCACTGTCTATGAGATAGGGATGGCCTATGCCAGGGGAATTCGCTGTTATGGTTATACCAGAGATAAGCGTTCACTGGCGTGGAAGGACCAGAAATATGTGATGAAAGACGGGAAGGTATATGATGAGCACGGAAAGCCCTCGCCATACATGGAACTTCCGTTTTCCCCATGTATTATCGGCTCTACCAAAATCGTGGAGGGTGATTTTGACGACTGCCTGAAAATGCTGATGACGGATGTGGAAGAAGATTATAAACGGGAGGCCAAACGAGACCGTAATGTTTTTGAATCCCTTCGTCCGAGTGAAAGCCGCGGGAAAAGACCGGTTGTGTACCTGTCCGGACCGGAGCGCTATGACACGGATGCGGAGCAGAAATATGAAGCCATGAAAAAAATCTGTGACAAATACGGTATGGATGCATGTTCCCCTCTTGACTGGGCAGATGGGGTGGAAAAGATCGAATCGGACAATCCATATACCGCTGCAGCCAATGTATTTGACAACTGTCAGCAGCAGGTCAGGAACTGCGACTTAATCGTAGCCAATTTAAATGATTACAGAGGATATGAGTGCTGCAACGATACAGGATTTGAATGCGGCATGGCATTCCAATTAGGAAAGACACTGTATGGTTACATGGATGACACCAGGCCAATGAAATACCGTATTCCCCATCTTGGAGAAGACAGGGAATTCCGTGATATGAGCGGCTGCAATGTGGAAAACTTTGACTATCCGCTGAACCTGATGTTTGGCTGCTCTATGAAAATCTTTGAGGGTAAATTTGAAGCAATGATCGAGAAAGCGGCAGAGGATTTTTTAAAAAATGCAGCAGATGATAGGAGGAGTTTTCATGAATAG
- a CDS encoding SIS domain-containing protein, with translation MNSENALVRQVLSLPELIEQQYNDLEPKARKALSTPEIFGIQRIILTGCGDSYAAALATKHAFEMLTNLPCEVVPAIELSRFYSRKQLGFAPNNPLVIAVSNSGGVSRVGEAILAVRKHGAFVLGITGKKDSLLGQSADKILELNLPPFDAAPGTRSYMVSVMSLLLIAIRIGEVKGCYTMDEAMDMRFDMVQQGRELGRLLPGMTKQVNDIAEQWKEMEVYDFVGSGFDYAAAWFGHAKILEAIGKPAMHINSEEWLHLNFFMRKVDKIGTIIIANTTNPAMSRNKELIQFAHALSRPLMVITDGGKEDFAVDTNYVKVPKTKYQILMPLTQYVPICLLAGYIMDMIGEVAGRGCEGVWHIADGAHCIHQSKIEII, from the coding sequence ATGAATAGCGAAAATGCGTTGGTGCGCCAGGTACTTAGCCTGCCGGAATTAATTGAACAGCAATACAATGATTTAGAACCAAAGGCAAGAAAAGCTTTATCAACTCCGGAGATCTTTGGCATTCAGCGGATTATCCTTACCGGATGCGGGGATTCCTATGCGGCCGCACTGGCAACAAAGCATGCTTTTGAAATGCTGACGAACCTGCCTTGTGAAGTGGTTCCAGCCATTGAACTTAGCCGTTTCTATTCCAGAAAGCAGCTTGGGTTTGCGCCGAATAACCCGCTGGTCATCGCTGTTAGCAACTCGGGAGGTGTTTCAAGAGTAGGAGAGGCCATCCTGGCGGTAAGAAAGCATGGTGCGTTTGTCCTTGGTATTACGGGAAAGAAAGACAGCCTTTTAGGACAGAGCGCAGATAAAATCCTGGAATTGAATCTCCCGCCTTTTGATGCGGCGCCGGGAACACGCTCCTATATGGTGTCTGTGATGTCGCTTCTGTTGATCGCTATCCGGATCGGGGAAGTGAAAGGCTGCTATACCATGGATGAAGCCATGGATATGAGGTTTGACATGGTACAGCAGGGAAGAGAACTGGGAAGATTGCTTCCTGGGATGACAAAACAGGTAAATGACATTGCAGAGCAGTGGAAGGAGATGGAGGTCTACGATTTTGTGGGAAGCGGTTTTGACTATGCAGCCGCCTGGTTTGGCCATGCAAAGATATTAGAGGCCATTGGAAAGCCTGCCATGCATATCAATTCAGAAGAATGGCTGCATTTGAATTTCTTTATGCGTAAGGTAGATAAAATCGGGACCATCATAATAGCCAATACCACAAATCCGGCCATGAGCAGAAATAAAGAACTGATCCAGTTTGCCCATGCCCTGTCCAGGCCGCTTATGGTGATAACTGACGGCGGTAAAGAAGATTTTGCTGTAGACACAAATTATGTAAAAGTGCCAAAGACAAAATATCAGATTCTTATGCCCTTAACCCAGTATGTGCCAATCTGCCTTTTGGCAGGCTATATAATGGATATGATCGGCGAAGTGGCTGGAAGAGGCTGTGAAGGGGTATGGCATATTGCGGATGGCGCTCATTGTATCCATCAAAGTAAAATTGAGATTATATAA
- a CDS encoding nucleoside hydrolase — protein MSVKKVIIDCDPGMDDSMAIVMACKSEALEVKAITTVNGNYPVDVTSKNALKVLELIGRTGIPVGKGMSEPMVRQSPKDPFTHGKDGQAENFLPEPVTPLCKKNAVELIIDTVKENPGEIYILCTAPMSNVAMAMKQAPEIKSMIAGIYAISGAFGLNKYAFANATGDTPQSEWNVYVDPEAAEIVYHSGVKLVALGLDVATHFDVNLTEEDIAMLEASEKPEAKFLLQAIRFVNGRGFETYCAVIDCMAVAYAIDPALVETIKGHVGIETHSKLTLGMTVLDRRHHHVWEDLPVIEIGVSVDCERFLKLLMQLVLA, from the coding sequence ATGAGCGTAAAAAAAGTAATTATTGACTGCGATCCTGGTATGGATGATTCTATGGCCATTGTGATGGCGTGTAAGTCAGAGGCACTGGAGGTAAAAGCAATTACCACGGTGAATGGCAATTACCCGGTAGATGTGACGAGTAAAAATGCCTTAAAGGTTCTGGAACTGATCGGGAGGACCGGGATACCGGTAGGAAAGGGCATGTCGGAGCCTATGGTACGCCAGTCGCCAAAGGATCCGTTTACCCATGGAAAAGATGGGCAGGCGGAGAATTTCCTTCCGGAACCTGTAACACCGTTGTGTAAGAAGAATGCAGTTGAATTAATCATTGATACGGTAAAAGAGAATCCTGGGGAAATCTACATTCTATGCACTGCTCCGATGAGCAATGTTGCTATGGCAATGAAACAGGCGCCTGAGATTAAATCCATGATTGCCGGCATCTATGCCATATCCGGTGCATTTGGCCTTAATAAATATGCTTTTGCCAATGCCACGGGAGATACGCCCCAGAGTGAGTGGAATGTATATGTTGATCCGGAAGCGGCTGAAATCGTCTATCATTCAGGCGTGAAGCTGGTAGCCCTGGGGCTTGATGTTGCAACCCATTTTGATGTGAATCTGACGGAGGAAGATATTGCTATGCTGGAAGCCAGTGAGAAGCCGGAAGCCAAATTCCTTCTGCAGGCGATCCGGTTTGTAAACGGGAGAGGCTTCGAGACATACTGCGCGGTAATCGATTGTATGGCAGTGGCTTATGCCATTGATCCGGCACTGGTAGAGACAATCAAAGGACATGTGGGGATTGAAACTCACAGTAAGCTGACCCTGGGGATGACAGTGCTTGACAGAAGGCACCATCATGTATGGGAAGACTTGCCTGTGATTGAAATCGGTGTCTCCGTCGACTGTGAACGATTCCTGAAGCTATTGATGCAGCTTGTGCTGGCCTGA
- a CDS encoding secondary thiamine-phosphate synthase enzyme YjbQ: MMNECKKFKISTGFNEVVPLTDTVKLYVEQLGIKEGQCVVFTPHTTAGLTITSFWDPRGFEDIMDEIDRLIPTRINFKHQHDTPQDAAGHVKSSLIGVNLSIPIHEGKLMLGHSQGIYFLEFDGPRNREYMVSVLGE, encoded by the coding sequence ATGATGAACGAATGTAAAAAGTTTAAAATTAGTACAGGATTTAATGAAGTGGTGCCACTCACGGATACGGTGAAACTTTATGTGGAACAGCTCGGAATAAAGGAAGGACAGTGTGTGGTATTTACCCCGCATACGACAGCAGGACTTACCATTACATCTTTCTGGGATCCAAGAGGATTTGAGGATATTATGGATGAAATTGACCGCCTGATTCCCACAAGGATTAATTTTAAACATCAGCATGATACGCCTCAGGACGCGGCAGGCCATGTGAAATCTTCCCTGATTGGAGTGAATTTATCCATTCCGATCCACGAGGGAAAGCTGATGCTGGGGCACTCTCAAGGGATTTATTTCTTGGAGTTTGATGGGCCGAGAAACCGGGAATACATGGTCAGCGTGCTTGGCGAATGA
- a CDS encoding carbohydrate ABC transporter permease yields the protein MAASSGKKRIGINIIIHAVLLLLVVICLFPIALVFINSFKTNTEIVGSPLTLPTVLHLENYIQAWKYGKFSQGFINSVMLTGCTILIILFCSTLAGYVLAGYRIKGTGIILTYFMVAMTVPIQLFLFPLYYTFAKLKLIGNIPATSVILAAMFMPLSVFLMRTFFLNVPRELEEAARIDGANTAQVIWHVMRPVVSPGMITVGILVGLQSWNEYLVSSTFLQGARNFTATLGFLSMNGSYGSNMSVLMASSVILIAPIVIFFLFAQKYFVDGMVSGAVKG from the coding sequence ATGGCAGCATCATCTGGGAAAAAGAGAATAGGGATCAATATCATCATCCACGCGGTTTTGCTTTTGCTGGTTGTTATATGTCTCTTCCCTATTGCATTGGTATTCATTAACAGCTTTAAGACGAACACGGAGATTGTGGGAAGTCCGCTGACACTTCCTACCGTCCTTCACTTGGAGAATTATATTCAGGCGTGGAAATACGGCAAGTTTTCTCAAGGGTTTATCAACAGTGTCATGCTGACCGGCTGTACCATTCTGATTATTCTGTTTTGTTCTACACTTGCTGGTTATGTTTTGGCGGGCTACCGGATTAAGGGTACCGGTATTATACTTACGTATTTTATGGTGGCTATGACAGTTCCGATTCAGCTGTTTTTATTTCCTTTGTACTATACGTTTGCAAAGCTGAAGCTGATCGGCAACATTCCGGCAACCAGCGTGATTCTGGCAGCCATGTTCATGCCCTTATCTGTATTCCTTATGAGGACATTCTTTTTAAATGTTCCCAGGGAACTGGAGGAAGCAGCAAGGATTGATGGAGCCAACACGGCACAAGTTATCTGGCACGTGATGAGGCCGGTGGTTTCTCCGGGAATGATTACGGTAGGGATTCTCGTGGGATTGCAGTCCTGGAATGAATACCTGGTATCCAGTACGTTCCTGCAAGGAGCCAGGAATTTTACGGCTACGCTGGGATTTTTGTCCATGAACGGCAGCTATGGATCGAATATGTCCGTGTTGATGGCGTCTTCGGTTATCCTGATTGCGCCGATCGTCATCTTCTTCCTGTTCGCACAGAAGTATTTTGTTGACGGTATGGTCAGCGGGGCTGTCAAGGGTTAG
- a CDS encoding ADP-ribosylglycohydrolase family protein, whose product MKNIIRFKNDIYAGVLGKIIGVYLGRPVEGWTYEKIYEQFHEIYYYKNHKTGAPLIVPDDDISGTFAFFRSLEDHEYDPEITAENIGDTWLNYIIENKTILWWGGLSRSTEHTAYLRLKNGIKAPHSGSMELNGRSMAEQIGSEIFIDTWAMVNPGNPARAAKMAKAAASVSHDGIAIDAAVYLSVMEAMAFVEKDINKLLDEGLHYVENPEFKKLVSDLRERCESASDWREVRQWIADNHGYERYPGNCPVVTNHLTLLMAFIMGGDDFNKSCMIACSSGWDTDCNSGNVGCLNGIRLGLDGFTKGADLRRAVADRLYVVTSDGGSCISDAVLETRKILAAACRLESEEAVQPRERLAFEYPGSVQGIIPYDQEVEESALAGIENYYEKSKEYGCRISFKGLGAGVHASVCIDTFIDLAPKGKEGTSYFDVLCSPALYSGQEVTARVLAPETDNPSFEFFIVYFDGDDQVKTLYDTPAALIKGENVRTWTIPDVGGHAIYRLGIRLKNEKRLEGSIVLKSLDWSNVPVFYRMGGSMEMTPSLTPWTTTTAWMKTFVSSADNFCPDYTTTFSISHGAENGVVTTGTLDWDNYSVKSRITFSQQDGAGLVVRAKGHRRYYGAVLTKGKAVIYRQNHTKRVVISSADYEFQIDNTYELQFTVESGNLTLYVEGKPVVTGTDSHYHSGGAGFVVDSGAILGDGFEVKRIGGKQV is encoded by the coding sequence GTGAAGAACATAATACGGTTTAAAAATGACATTTACGCAGGTGTTTTGGGGAAAATCATAGGGGTCTACCTCGGCCGTCCGGTAGAAGGGTGGACATATGAAAAAATCTACGAACAGTTTCATGAGATTTACTATTATAAAAACCATAAGACAGGGGCACCTCTCATCGTTCCGGATGACGATATTTCCGGCACGTTCGCATTTTTCAGGAGCTTAGAGGATCATGAATATGATCCGGAGATCACAGCGGAAAACATCGGAGATACATGGCTTAACTATATTATTGAGAATAAAACCATCCTATGGTGGGGCGGGCTTTCCAGAAGTACGGAACACACCGCATACCTGAGGCTGAAAAATGGTATAAAAGCGCCGCATAGCGGTTCCATGGAACTTAACGGCAGAAGCATGGCGGAGCAGATTGGCTCTGAAATCTTTATCGATACCTGGGCCATGGTAAATCCCGGAAATCCGGCAAGGGCAGCAAAGATGGCAAAGGCGGCGGCCAGCGTCAGCCATGACGGGATTGCAATAGACGCGGCGGTTTACCTGTCGGTCATGGAAGCCATGGCATTTGTGGAAAAGGATATCAATAAACTTCTGGATGAGGGGCTTCACTATGTAGAGAATCCGGAGTTTAAGAAACTGGTGAGTGATCTGAGGGAACGTTGTGAGTCGGCTTCCGACTGGCGGGAGGTAAGGCAATGGATCGCAGACAACCACGGCTATGAGCGGTATCCCGGCAACTGTCCCGTTGTGACAAACCATTTAACCCTACTGATGGCATTCATTATGGGCGGAGACGATTTTAATAAATCATGCATGATTGCCTGCAGTTCCGGCTGGGACACGGACTGCAACTCCGGCAATGTAGGCTGTTTAAACGGAATCCGCCTGGGACTTGACGGCTTTACAAAGGGAGCAGATTTGAGGAGGGCGGTGGCTGACCGCCTCTATGTGGTGACCAGTGACGGCGGTTCCTGCATCTCTGACGCGGTTCTGGAGACCAGAAAGATACTGGCGGCTGCGTGCAGGCTGGAATCGGAAGAGGCAGTCCAGCCTAGAGAACGCCTGGCGTTCGAGTATCCGGGTTCTGTGCAGGGTATCATCCCTTATGACCAGGAAGTGGAAGAGTCAGCACTTGCCGGAATTGAGAACTACTATGAAAAGTCAAAGGAATATGGATGCAGGATTTCCTTTAAGGGCCTTGGGGCAGGCGTCCACGCTTCTGTATGTATAGATACCTTTATTGACCTTGCGCCAAAAGGAAAGGAGGGGACAAGTTATTTTGATGTGCTCTGTTCTCCGGCCCTTTACAGCGGCCAGGAGGTGACTGCCAGGGTTTTAGCCCCTGAAACTGACAATCCTTCTTTTGAGTTTTTTATCGTCTACTTTGACGGAGATGACCAGGTAAAGACGCTGTATGATACACCGGCAGCTCTTATAAAAGGGGAAAACGTGCGGACATGGACCATTCCCGATGTTGGGGGCCATGCCATTTACCGACTCGGTATCCGTTTAAAGAATGAAAAGCGCCTAGAAGGATCCATTGTTTTAAAATCCCTGGACTGGTCAAACGTACCTGTCTTTTACCGGATGGGCGGCTCCATGGAGATGACGCCTTCCTTGACGCCGTGGACGACTACGACTGCATGGATGAAGACGTTCGTATCTTCCGCAGACAATTTCTGCCCGGATTATACGACCACCTTTTCCATATCCCATGGGGCAGAAAACGGAGTCGTAACAACGGGTACTTTAGACTGGGACAATTATTCCGTCAAGTCCCGGATTACATTTTCACAGCAGGACGGAGCCGGGCTTGTGGTCAGGGCGAAAGGGCACAGAAGATATTACGGAGCAGTCTTAACAAAGGGAAAAGCCGTGATTTACAGGCAGAATCATACGAAGCGTGTTGTGATAAGTTCTGCAGATTATGAATTTCAGATTGATAATACCTATGAACTTCAATTTACTGTGGAGAGCGGGAATCTTACCTTGTATGTGGAAGGGAAACCGGTAGTTACAGGAACAGATAGCCATTATCACAGCGGCGGGGCCGGATTCGTGGTGGACTCCGGTGCGATTCTGGGAGATGGGTTTGAAGTAAAAAGGATTGGGGGAAAACAGGTATGA